The following are encoded together in the Plasmodium brasilianum strain Bolivian I chromosome 10, whole genome shotgun sequence genome:
- a CDS encoding FoP domain-containing protein, giving the protein MNRKYYKRGGGNTYFSKNKRKLANKFQDNRAFGNSGGGYDIYSRKSKGNNFRNRRSNFRSGKRRNFTFKKTQNLHDKIGKLTSKALDDELDNYMGSSNVKTRLDNDLDSYFKNNQVVQVDMNSGFNKIAE; this is encoded by the exons ATgaatagaaaatattataaaagagGTGGGggtaatacatatttttcgaAAAACAAGAGAAAATTAGCAAACAAATTTCAAGATAATAGAGCATTTGGAAACTCTGGTGGTggatatgatatatattcgAGAAAATCaaaaggaaataattttagaaaCAGGAGAAGCAATTTTAGAAGTGGTAAAAGGAGAAATTTCACCTTTAAGAAAACTCAAAATTTACATGACAAAATTGGAAAATTAACTTCAAAGGCAttg GATGACGAATTAGATAATTATATGGGTTCAAGTAACGTAAAAACAAGATTAGATAACGACCTAGATTCATACTTTAAGAACAATCAAGTGGTACAAGTAGACATGAACAGTGGGTTTAATAAAATAGCTGAATGA
- a CDS encoding EELM2 domain-containing protein produces MVFYTSTEGNKINDYVITRSVSTKRVYTTTNISEGNIKNKKEENSNSEEGEGKEEVLHKKNIENNLQNLKDDLSNSLDFGLFIKLKDLNSIQNNNIHEINELLKKEKQEKKKKYCSEVKAVTNKKKEEIIIKKKYNIKKKKEKETESYGQSDLVLDTCEKAWNKERKHSKRDSICNNIDCSGGNIGGNSNNLGGSSNSNNIASSSNSNNLGGSSNSNNIASSSNSNSNNLGGSSNSNNISNSSNINNISSSTSNNISSSINNKINSSTNNKINSSTNNKINSSNSNNISSSTSNNISSSINNKINSSTNNKINSSNSNNISSSNSNNIASSSNSNNIASSSNSNNIANSSNSNNNSNICGNISGNISGNNGSNICYSKKKRKRREKEDTDFVVAKEGRKELKMNYNINNKEKEIIVREEDDKINDYNNNTISEFDHIEIINNIRDVEKNEQIEEQIKELEELENLERKREGGKISESNNSNNKNSSYSNNNNCNNNYYYNSSNNNYNSNSNKYNSSNINYNSSNNKYNSSNYNNNYSNSNGYYKIKKEEEKKYKRIEKVISINNNDKEYYNDHHHDLRLTSNKENIEILNESIEQLHRDIEEEEGKSHMVDNVYNNIIPCEDRSNNYNNINHNSSNYNSSNYNHCSNNNSSNNYSSNNYSSNNKSSNNKSISNKSINNKSINNKSINNKSINNKSINNKSINNKSINNKSSNNYSSNNYSSNNYSSNNYSSNNYSSNNNNSNNNNINNNSSSNHNIKGGRVLRNLNKSSVISEKRASTNKMIKSYSTKQVTPNNVGVLGRRRRKHSDLTTVENENINRVSNTTTAGTTGTITNNHGSSCNKNITSSRSSNNNNTIDNNYLNNTINDNNNSDNIESNNTEEENKSVHCYNNYKNYNNYGNYNSSGNNNSRSNFDNYKENFANQKNNDYNIYNNYNGNINNGNAKNNNTNENNSYDDANNNNTNENNRYDNANSSHDNANSSYDNANNRYDNANNRYDNANSSYDNANSSYDNANSNYDNAKINNSADVNEGSVYKLLTTCVKTNEKMVNGKGTAKLKGNRGKKHRKAFNKINVNANILKSINKNSNAKYGNTTNVNTYVTHNNERKDNNASNENSELTIHQKIKNSSGSHFNKQNSRGDDTYANENATDYVNNINNSANNYSSRYNERYIEPQDEPEQKKRKKRVTEEGSKESSKINVGNNYQVPKLPNFFLCRSELMYKNYETNEESNDQFCLSCSGLPCHCRVGEATLVYSPLMLERVREKCMKNRGYHKCVKNEIELSAYVQECAKSWKSNIDEWVPFSPEYAYKLLHYANYDPYKAISIMKSSEFSFRKIMDPPTRKYQNKWKPKDKREHISKNPFPSPLTIRTYLSKRHHNSGYHLR; encoded by the exons atggttTTTTACACTTCAACCgaaggaaataaaataaatgattatgTTATAACTAGATCAGTAAGTACTAAAAGAGTGTATACTACTACGAATATATCAgaaggaaatataaaaaataagaaggaGGAGAATAGTAACAGCGAAGAGGGAGAAGGAAAAGAAGAagtattacataaaaaaaatattgaaaataatttgcAAAATCTTAAAGATGATTTAAGTAATTCTCTTGATTTTggtttatttataaaactaAAAGATTTGAATAGTATccaaaataataacatacatgaaattaatgaattattgaaaaaggaaaaacaagagaaaaaaaagaaatactgTAGTGAAGTGAAAGCTGTtactaataaaaagaaagaagaaattattataaagaaaaaatataatattaaaaaaaagaaagaaaaagaaactGAATCATACGGACAAAGTGATCTAGTATTGGACACGTGTGAAAAAGCGTGGAATAAGGAAAGGAAACATAGCAAAAGGGATAGcatttgtaataatatagaCTGTAGTGGTGGCAATATCGgtggtaatagtaataacttAGGCGGAagcagtaatagtaataacatagctagtagtagtaatagtaataacttAGGTGGAagcagtaatagtaataacatagctagtagtagtaatagtaatagtaataacttAGGTGGAagcagtaatagtaataacatcagtaacagtagtaatattaataacatcAGTAGTAGTACTAGTAATAACATTAGTAgtagtattaataataaaatcaatagtagtactaataataaaatcaatagtagtactaataataaaatcaatagtagtaatagtaataacatcAGTAGTAGTACTAGTAATAACATTAGTAgtagtattaataataaaatcaatagtagtactaataataaaatcaatagtagtaatagtaataacatcagtagtagtaatagtaataacatagctagtagtagtaatagtaataacatagctagtagtagtaatagtaataacatagctaatagtagtaatagtaataacaacagtAATATTTGCGGCAATATCAGTGGTAATATAAGTGGCAATAACGGAAGTAACATTTGCTATAGtaagaagaagaggaagaggagGGAGAAAGAAGATACAGATTTCGTAGTTGCAAAAGAAGGAAggaaagaattaaaaatgaactataacattaataataaagagaaagaaataaTAGTTAGAGAAGaagatgataaaataaacgattacaataataatactattaGTGAGTTTGATCatatagaaataattaataatattagggatgtcgaaaaaaatgaacaaatagaAGAACAAATAAAGGAGCTCGAGGAGCTTGAAAAtttagaaagaaaaagagaaggTGGAAAGATAAGTGAAAGTaacaacagtaataataaaaatagtagttatagtaataataacaactgtaataataattattattataatagtagtaacaataattataatagtaatagcaataagtataatagtagtaacattaattataatagtagtaacaataagtataatagtagtaattacaataataattatagtaatagtaatggttattacaaaataaagaaagaagaggaaaaaaaatataaaagaattgaAAAAGTGATCAGTATAAATAACAATGacaaagaatattataatgaTCATCATCATGACTTACGTTTAACAAgcaataaagaaaatatcgAAATACTTAATGAATCGATTGAACAACTTCACAGGGATATAGAGGAAGAGGAGGGGAAGTCACATATGGTCGACAATGTTTATAACAACATAATTCCATGTGAAGATAgaagtaataattataataatattaatcaTAACAGTAGCAActataatagtagtaattaTAACCAttgcagtaataataacagcagCAATAATTACAGCAGCAATAATTACAGCAGCAATAATAAAAGCAGCAATAATAAAAGCATCAGTAATAAAAGCATCAATAATAAAAGCATCAATAATAAAAGCATCAATAATAAAAGCATCAATAATAAAAGCATCAATAATAAAAGCATCAATAATAAAAGCATCAATAATAAAAGCAGCAATAATTATAGCAGCAATAATTATAGCAGCAATAATTATAGCAGCAATAATTATAGCAGCAATAATTACAGCAGCAATAACAACAACAGCAATAACAACAACATCAATAACAACAGCAGTAGTAACCATAATATTAAGGGGGGTAGGGTTCTACGAAATCTGAACAAATCCAGTGTTATAAGTGAAAAAAGGGCAagtacaaataaaatgattaaaaGTTATTCAACGAAACAAGTGACGCCAAATAATGTAGGGGTACTTGGTAGAAGAAGGAGAAAACATTCAGATTTGACCACTGTAGAAAacgaaaatattaatagagTTAGTAATACAACTACAGCTGGAACTACAGGTACCATTACAAATAACCATGGTAGCAGTTGTAACAAGAATATTACGAGTAGTAGgagtagcaataataataataccatTGACAATAACTACTTGAATAACACAATCAATGATAATAACAACAGTGATAACATTGAAAGCAATAACACTGAAGAGGAGAACAAGAGTGTACATTGttataacaattataaaaattataataattatggtAATTACAATAGTAGTGGAAACAACAACAGTAGGAGTAATTTTGATAATTATAAGGAAAATTTTGCTAATcagaaaaataatgattacaacatttataataattataatggaaatattaacaatggtaatgcaaaaaataacAACACGAATGAGAATAATAGCTACGATGATGctaataataacaacacGAATGAGAATAATAGGTACGATAATGCTAATAGTAGCCATGATAATGCTAATAGTAGCTATGATAATGCTAATAATAGGTACGATAATGCTAATAATAGGTACGATAATGCTAATAGTAGCTACGATAATGCTAATAGTAGCTACGATAATGCTAATAGTAACTACGATAATGCTAAAATCAACAACAGCGCTGATGTAAACGAGGGGAGtgtgtataaattattaactaCGTGTGTAAAAACAAACGAAAAGATGGTAAATGGAAAAGGTACTGCAAAATTAAAAGGCAACAGAGGTAAAAAGCACAGAAAAgcatttaacaaaattaatgttaatgcgaatattttaaaaagtataaataaaaatagtaacgCAAAATATGGAAATACAACAAATGTTAATACCTATGTTACACACAATAATGaaagaaaagataataatGCATCAAATGAAAATTCAGAACTTACAATtcatcaaaaaattaaaaattcttcCGGATCTCATTTTAATAAGCAGAACAGTAGGGGAGATGATACATATGCTAATGAAAATGCCACTgattatgttaataatattaacaattcCGCAAACAATTATTCCTCGCGTTATAATGAAAGATACATTGAACCGCAAGATGAGCCGG aacaaaaaaaaagaaaaaaaagagttacGGAAGAAGGATCCAAAGAaagtagtaaaataaatgtcGGAAATAATTATCAAGTGCCCAAATTACCAAACTTCTTTTTATGTCGCTCAGAATTgatgtataaaaattatgagaCAAATGAAGAATCAAATGATCAGTTTTGCCTGTCCTGTTCAGGTTTACCTTGTCACTGTCGAGTTGGGGAAGCTACATTAGTATATTCTCCTCTAATGCTAGAAAGAGTAAGAGAGAAATGTATGAAGAACAGAGGTTATCACAAATGTGTAAAGAATGAAATTGAATTATCAGCATATGTACAGGAGTGTGCAAAAAGTTGGAAATCAAACATAGATGAATGGGTACCATTTTCACctgaatatgcatataaattattacattatgCAAATTATGATCCATATAAAGCTATAAGTATTATGAAATCATCCGAATTTTCTTTTCGAAAAATTATGGATCCACCTACTAgaaaatatcaaaataaatgGAAACCCAAAGACAAAAGGGAGCATATTTCGAAAAACCCATTCCCATCTCCATTAACCATAAGGACATATCTGTCCAAAAGACATCATAACAGTGGTTATCATTTAAgataa
- a CDS encoding 40S ribosomal protein S9, translating into MPKSYRNYSKTARNPKRPFEKERLDQELKLIGEYGLKNKREIWRVQYLLAKIRSAARYLLTLEEKSPKRIFQGEALLRRMVRQGLLGENEEKLDYVLGLTLPKLLERRLQTKVFKLGLAKSVHHARVLIRQRHIRVGKQMVDIPSFLVRVDSEKHIDFSTTSPYGGGRPGRVKRKSLRNQKEKNEGEGE; encoded by the exons atgCCAAAGAGTTACAGAAATTATTCCAAAACTGCAAGAAACCCAAAGCGTCCCTTTgagaaa GAACGTTTAGATCAGGAACTGAAATTAATCGGGGAGTATGGTCTTAAGAACAAGAGAGAAATATGGAG agTTCAGTACTTACTGGCCAAGATCCGTTCAGCAGCAAGGTATTTATTAACATTAGAAGAGAAAAGCCCGAAAAGAATTTTCCAAGGAGAGGCATTATTAAGAAGAATGGTACGTCAAGGATTATTAGGTGAGAATGAAGAAAAGTTAGATTATGTGTTAGGATTGACTTTACCCAAGTTATTAGAAAGACGACTGCAAACAAAAGTATTTAAACTGGGATTAGCAAAATCTGTACATCATGCTAGGGTATTAATTAGACAAAGACATATAAGAGTTGGTAAACAAATGGTAGACATTCCATCTTTCTTAGTACGTGTGGACTCAGAAAAACACATCGACTTTTCGACGACTTCACCTTATGGGGGTGGTAGACCTGGAAGGGTTAAGAGAAAATCTCTGAGA
- a CDS encoding zinc finger protein yields the protein MSNPVEENESVGRDIATSEVKLVTEELIDVNKKFVNEEEEEYIKDSKRYLYDEVSYINRINTFKIWVRKPTHLCSLILARNGFICESECVIKCEMCKCKYVYEKNTYSMYTRINDLCLLHLDNCPWKNKIMDLSVFKLDDKSLSRQKILEEYENNTKLIKSSLVKIPLINIKKTINDLILIVKKHLDDDISKKKFLIFNSHVEFFKKHFIQIFLNNKSVIDEGIEKIKKNYKHLEKNIIDMNYLNNLHFDLFDVTNYINILSDDEYSTSLLIDEKEDINMYYKIVNKMKNYNYEHVNIFKIIALLGWTCKDNPYHSKKYSSHILLCRYCYREVDISNYSFLSSTDNELHLFKDYDADKAKDIMEDLENKKRHRKERRENANAHGMNVMQRIFNLISGYVDKGGESAIEDGKEEDGKEEDGKEEDGKEEDGKEEDGKEEDGKEEDGEKEDGEKEDGEKEDGEKEDGEKEDGQEEGGNKAGAVKDDDDRVDNGKEAAPRDDSTISEMENQRLTKDTESSLKWTLKHFFLPKKRSKNLKENEEDSNTSLSKNDMVANNKIEANCSEYKLYKVKLSLKDSMSKLFLEICSYMDDDKFFIKTLYDYYTLTTPPMEYINDEGNTNKEKKCYYIRPFNAIENHRIYCPYITEDLYAFSKITKLLFELLMSEFERKFEFK from the coding sequence ATGAGTAATCCCGTTGAGGAAAATGAAAGTGTTGGGAGGGATATAGCAACAAGTGAGGTAAAACTTGTAACAGAAGAACTTATTGacgtaaataaaaaatttgtaaatgaagaagaagaggagTATATAAAAGATAGTAAAAGGTATTTATATGATGAAGTGTCTTACATAAATAGAAtcaatacatttaaaatatgggTAAGAAAACCTACACATTTGTGTTCACTTATTTTAGCTAGAAATGGTTTTATATGTGAAAGTGAGTGTGTTATAAAGTGTGAAATGTgcaaatgtaaatatgtgtatgaaaaaaatacttattcAATGTATACAAGAATAAATGATTTGTGTTTATTGCACTTAGACAACTGTccatggaaaaataaaatcatgGATTTATCTGTCTTTAAACTTGATGATAAATCATTAAGTAGACAAAAAATTTTGgaagaatatgaaaataacaCTAAGTTGATAAAAAGTTCTTTAGTTAAAATACcactaataaatattaaaaaaactaTCAACGATTTAATACTTATTGTTAAAAAACATCTAGATGATGatatatcaaaaaagaaatttttaatcTTTAATTCTCATgtagaattttttaaaaaacattttattcaaatttttttaaataataaaagtgtCATTGATGAAGggatagaaaaaattaaaaaaaattataaacatcTCGAAAAGAACATAATAGATATGAATtacttaaataatttacattttgatCTATTTGATGTTAccaattatattaatattttatccGACGACGAATATTCTACTTCATTACTAATCGATGAAAAGGAagatattaatatgtattataaaatagtaaacaaaatgaaaaactatAATTACGaacatgttaatatatttaaaataattgctTTACTAGGTTGGACTTGTAAAGATAATCCATATCACAGCAAAAAGTACTCATCACATATTCTTTTGTGTAGGTATTGTTACAGAGAAGTGGACATTTCAAATTATTCCTTCTTGTCTAGTACAGATAACGAACTACATCTATTTAAGGATTACGACGCAGATAAAGCAAAAGACATTATGGAAGatttagaaaataagaaGCGCCACCGGAAGGAGCGGCGGGAAAATGCAAATGCTCATGGGATGAACGTCATGCAGCGAATTTTCAACTTAATAAGTGGTTATGTTGACAAGGGGGGTGAAAGCGCTATAGAGGATGGCAAAGAAGAGGATGGAAAAGAGGAGGATGGCAAAGAAGAGGATGGAAAAGAAGAGGATGGAAAAGAGGAGGATGGCAAAGAAGAGGATGGAAAAGAAGAGGATGGAGAAAAAGAAGATGGAGAAAAAGAAGATGGAGAAAAAGAAGATGGAGAAAAAGAAGATGGAGAAAAAGAGGATGGTCAAGAAGAGGGTGGAAACAAGGCGGGTGCCGTAAAGGACGATGACGACAGAGTGGATAACGGAAAAGAAGCTGCCCCTAGGGATGATAGCACAATAAGTGAAATGGAAAATCAAAGGTTAACCAAAGATACAGAAAGTTCTCTCAAATGGacattaaaacatttttttcttccaaaAAAACGTAGTAAAAATTTGAAAGAGAATGAAGAAGATAGTAATACTTCGCTTAGTAAAAATGATATGGTtgctaataataaaatagaggCTAACTGTTCAGAATATAAATTGTATAAAGTTAAACTTTCTTTAAAAGATTCAATGAGCAAActttttttagaaatttgTAGTTATATGGACGAtgacaaattttttattaaaactttATATGACTACTATACTTTAACTACTCCTCCAATGGAGTATATCAATGATGAAGGCAAtacaaataaagaaaaaaagtgcTACTACATTCGTCCGTTTAATGCTATTGAAAATCATAGAATATATTGCCCTTACATAACAGAAGATTTGTATGccttttcaaaaattacCAAACTACTTTTCGAATTACTTATGTCCGAATTTGAGAGGAAGTTCGAGTTCAAGTGA